A part of Lacibacter sp. H407 genomic DNA contains:
- the tsaB gene encoding tRNA (adenosine(37)-N6)-threonylcarbamoyltransferase complex dimerization subunit type 1 TsaB, whose amino-acid sequence MALLLCIDTSTTHASLALAKDAELIGIKTNQNQKDHGSFLQPAIKELMQETGFALTDLQAIAVTSGPGSYTGLRVGFASAKGLCYALGLPLITIPTTAVMSSEALKEITSIDTFLLCPMIDARRMEVFTCLYTANLDPLSSIGAKILEPGSFAAELAQQIIYFFGDGAAKWQSICQHPHARFLTIDWNAAGMIEMAEKRFQQQAFTSLAYSTPDYGKEFYSTQL is encoded by the coding sequence ATGGCGCTGCTGCTTTGTATTGATACTTCCACCACACATGCATCCCTTGCTTTGGCAAAGGATGCTGAACTGATTGGTATCAAAACAAATCAAAACCAAAAAGATCATGGTTCGTTTTTGCAGCCGGCCATAAAAGAATTGATGCAGGAAACCGGTTTTGCATTGACCGACCTGCAGGCCATTGCTGTTACATCGGGCCCCGGCTCCTATACCGGTTTACGTGTTGGCTTTGCATCGGCAAAGGGTTTGTGTTATGCATTGGGGTTGCCCCTTATTACAATCCCAACTACAGCTGTAATGAGTAGTGAAGCATTAAAAGAGATCACATCAATCGATACATTTTTACTTTGCCCGATGATCGATGCCCGTCGCATGGAAGTTTTTACCTGTCTGTACACAGCCAACCTCGATCCGCTTTCTTCTATTGGCGCCAAAATACTGGAACCCGGTTCGTTTGCTGCCGAACTGGCCCAGCAAATCATTTACTTTTTTGGAGATGGCGCTGCCAAATGGCAATCCATTTGCCAACACCCACATGCCCGATTCCTAACCATTGATTGGAATGCTGCGGGGATGATTGAAATGGCTGAAAAACGTTTTCAGCAGCAGGCCTTTACTTCACTCGCCTATTCAACTCCAGACTACGGTAAAGAGTTTTATTCCACCCAGTTATAA
- a CDS encoding HU family DNA-binding protein has product MRKADLVNQISEKTGIPKVDVLVTLETMFKEVKDSLSAGQNIYIRGFGSFITKKRAAKIGRNIKRNTAVHIPEHYIPAFKPAKEFVQEVKTQYKGS; this is encoded by the coding sequence ATGAGAAAAGCAGATCTCGTGAACCAAATCTCCGAAAAAACAGGCATTCCCAAGGTGGATGTGCTTGTTACACTTGAAACCATGTTTAAAGAAGTAAAGGATTCTCTTTCTGCGGGTCAGAATATCTATATCCGTGGATTTGGGAGCTTTATCACAAAAAAACGTGCAGCCAAAATTGGTCGCAACATCAAGCGTAATACGGCGGTTCATATTCCTGAGCATTACATTCCCGCTTTTAAGCCAGCGAAAGAATTTGTGCAGGAAGTAAAAACCCAATACAAGGGAAGTTAA
- the mutY gene encoding A/G-specific adenine glycosylase: protein MERSTFFRKKLLHWHHTKNRRQLPWKQEKDVYRIWLSEIILQQTRAGQGLKYYERFIQTYPTIQSLANAPIEEVYKLWEGLGYYNRCRNLYATAQKIAFELNGNFPNAYDTILELKGIGPYTAAAISSFGFGLPYAVVDGNVFRVLSRVFGIETATDSTIGKKQFQELAQQCLDTNDPASYNQAIMDFGATVCKPDLPECGGCIMKKQCVAFQTERVNELPVKEKQTKIRSRWFWFYILEQNGLFAVQKRTGKDVWSNLYEFPNNEFASEKEWKKTGGTAFETWLKEKKITQKATQVSITKPIKQQLSHQTIYATAELLQLKGKAVIKNDWEWKTARQLQQLPFPKLLNDFLKAGVLELFGLINGTVTQKT, encoded by the coding sequence ATGGAACGTTCAACTTTTTTTCGCAAAAAACTACTGCATTGGCATCATACTAAAAATAGGCGCCAGCTTCCCTGGAAGCAGGAAAAAGATGTGTACCGCATCTGGCTGAGTGAAATTATTTTACAACAAACCCGTGCGGGTCAGGGGTTGAAATATTATGAACGGTTCATTCAAACTTATCCAACTATTCAATCGCTTGCAAACGCACCAATTGAAGAGGTGTATAAATTATGGGAAGGTTTGGGGTATTACAACCGTTGCCGCAACCTTTATGCAACTGCACAAAAAATTGCATTTGAGTTGAATGGAAATTTTCCAAATGCGTATGATACAATTCTTGAACTGAAAGGAATTGGTCCATACACAGCTGCTGCTATTTCTTCGTTCGGCTTCGGACTTCCGTATGCTGTTGTTGATGGAAATGTGTTTCGTGTACTGAGTCGTGTGTTTGGAATTGAAACGGCTACGGACAGTACGATTGGGAAAAAACAGTTTCAGGAGTTGGCGCAGCAATGTTTGGATACAAATGATCCGGCCTCCTATAACCAGGCCATCATGGATTTTGGTGCAACTGTTTGCAAGCCCGATCTTCCGGAATGCGGCGGTTGTATAATGAAAAAGCAATGTGTTGCTTTTCAAACAGAACGGGTAAATGAGTTGCCTGTAAAAGAAAAACAAACCAAGATCAGAAGCAGATGGTTCTGGTTTTACATTCTTGAGCAAAATGGTTTGTTTGCAGTGCAAAAGCGAACAGGCAAAGATGTGTGGAGTAATTTGTATGAATTTCCGAATAATGAATTTGCTTCTGAAAAGGAATGGAAAAAAACAGGAGGTACTGCATTTGAAACCTGGCTGAAAGAAAAAAAGATCACACAAAAAGCAACACAAGTAAGTATAACAAAACCGATCAAACAGCAACTAAGCCATCAAACTATTTATGCAACGGCGGAATTGCTGCAGTTGAAAGGAAAAGCGGTAATTAAAAACGATTGGGAATGGAAAACAGCCAGGCAATTGCAACAATTACCGTTTCCAAAATTGTTGAATGATTTTTTGAAGGCAGGTGTTCTTGAATTATTTGGCCTGATTAATGGAACAGTTACGCAAAAAACGTAA
- the gldE gene encoding gliding motility-associated protein GldE produces the protein MAINSQGLTLLVILFLLLLFFSFVVSGAEVAFFSLRYKDLNMIKTRPEAPAKRIVNLLEEPKVLMASLMSANVVFNLCLIFLTNFLIDEALNLRHNLFWVEFVLKATAITALILLFCEILPKVWASQNNIFFAYFASWWIDSIVYPLFKTTGNWLAGYTDSIEKRMSRYQTSSLKSDELDYAIDLMSEEEATVKEKQILKGIQNFSNITVKQIMRSRLDVSGIDYNSSFTDLINRVQDLHYSRLPVYKNNMDEVVGILQTKDLLPHINDVDGFHWHQLMRTPFFVPEQKLIDDLLKEFQQKRIHFAVVVDEFGGTSGIVTMEDVVEEIIGDIKDEFDDEESVNKKVDEHNYIFEGRTMIHDVCRTMNLPPDTFDKVRGESESLAGLVLELAERLPPVNEVVETGDFQFTIQEVSRNRIEKVKVTIKPID, from the coding sequence TTGGCAATTAACAGCCAGGGATTAACCTTACTGGTGATCCTGTTTTTACTGTTATTGTTTTTTTCGTTTGTTGTAAGTGGTGCGGAGGTTGCTTTTTTCTCGTTGCGGTACAAAGATCTCAACATGATCAAAACAAGACCGGAAGCACCAGCCAAACGCATTGTGAATTTGCTGGAAGAACCAAAAGTTCTGATGGCCAGTTTAATGTCGGCTAATGTAGTGTTCAATCTTTGTTTGATCTTCCTTACCAATTTTTTAATTGACGAAGCGCTCAACCTACGGCATAATTTATTTTGGGTAGAATTTGTTTTAAAAGCAACGGCCATTACAGCCTTGATCCTTTTGTTCTGCGAAATATTACCGAAAGTATGGGCCTCGCAAAACAATATCTTCTTTGCGTATTTCGCCAGTTGGTGGATCGACTCCATTGTTTATCCATTGTTTAAAACAACGGGAAACTGGTTGGCAGGTTATACTGATAGTATAGAAAAACGGATGTCGAGATATCAAACATCGTCGCTCAAATCAGATGAACTGGATTATGCCATTGATCTGATGAGTGAAGAAGAAGCTACGGTAAAAGAAAAGCAGATACTCAAAGGCATTCAGAACTTCAGCAATATAACAGTGAAGCAGATCATGCGTTCCCGTTTGGATGTAAGTGGGATCGATTACAATAGTTCATTTACTGATCTCATCAATCGTGTGCAGGATCTGCATTACAGTCGGTTGCCGGTGTATAAAAACAACATGGACGAAGTAGTGGGCATTTTACAAACCAAAGATCTGTTGCCACATATTAACGATGTAGATGGGTTTCATTGGCATCAGCTAATGCGCACACCATTCTTTGTACCTGAGCAAAAACTGATCGACGATCTGTTGAAAGAGTTTCAGCAAAAGCGGATACACTTTGCAGTGGTGGTGGATGAGTTTGGTGGCACCAGTGGTATTGTAACAATGGAAGATGTGGTTGAAGAAATTATTGGTGATATTAAAGATGAATTTGATGATGAAGAAAGTGTGAACAAGAAAGTTGACGAACACAATTATATTTTTGAAGGCCGCACTATGATACATGATGTATGTCGTACAATGAATCTTCCCCCTGATACGTTTGATAAAGTAAGAGGTGAAAGCGAATCGTTGGCCGGGCTTGTATTGGAACTGGCCGAACGTTTACCACCGGTGAATGAAGTTGTGGAAACCGGCGATTTTCAATTCACGATCCAGGAAGTAAGCCGCAACCGTATTGAAAAAGTGAAAGTGACCATTAAACCCATTGATTGA
- a CDS encoding RidA family protein: protein MEKKIIQTNQAPAPIGPYNQAVAAGGFLFISGQICIKPDTGDMNNADIQAETHQVMHNLKAVLQEAGMDFRNVVKTTIFLSDMVLFSEVNEIYGKYFEGDFPARETVAVKGLPKNVNVEISMIAAG, encoded by the coding sequence ATGGAAAAGAAAATTATACAAACCAATCAGGCACCTGCGCCAATTGGTCCTTATAACCAGGCAGTAGCAGCAGGTGGATTTTTATTTATCTCCGGGCAGATCTGTATTAAGCCCGATACAGGCGATATGAACAATGCCGATATACAGGCCGAAACGCACCAGGTAATGCATAATCTGAAAGCTGTATTGCAGGAAGCCGGTATGGATTTTCGGAATGTAGTAAAGACAACCATCTTTCTCAGCGATATGGTGTTGTTCAGTGAAGTGAATGAAATTTACGGCAAATATTTCGAAGGTGATTTTCCGGCAAGGGAAACGGTTGCTGTAAAAGGATTGCCGAAAAATGTAAATGTTGAGATCAGTATGATTGCCGCAGGGTAA
- a CDS encoding Rne/Rng family ribonuclease: MNKELIINSAPTGVEIALLEDKRLVELHQESLDTSFTVGDLYLGKVKKLVPGMNAAFVDVGFEKDGFLHYTDLSPYVRSLLKFTALSINEKSEDISDFGKFQTEAEIIKTGKIGEVLNGKPNVLVQILKEPIAAKGPRLSCEISLPGRFVVLTPFNDIVAVSRKIHSSDERKRLQKIVESIRTKNFGVIVRTAAEGKNTAELHEDLNNLINMWQQIQKNLKNATAPSKILGETDKTTSILRDLLSADFNRIVVNDKNIYNDARTYIQKVAPDKTDIVTFYQNGSPIFDNFGVTKQVKGSFGKTVNLASGAYLIIEHTEALHVIDVNSGYKSVSTNQEENALQTNLEGAEEIARQLRLRDIGGIIVVDFIDMKLPDNKRRLAEAMEEFMRADRAKHAILPISKFGLMQITRQRMKPEVNINTMEVCPSCSGTGKVSATLILEDEIEKNISYLVMQKHKVLSIAVHPIMEAYLRKGFPSKRMKWSWKYKQKIKVKANTSYHLTEYHFFDNHEEEIRL, encoded by the coding sequence GTGAATAAGGAACTGATCATTAATTCTGCCCCAACCGGGGTTGAAATAGCGTTATTAGAAGACAAGAGATTAGTAGAGCTGCATCAGGAAAGTCTTGATACCAGTTTTACTGTTGGTGATTTATATCTGGGTAAGGTAAAAAAACTGGTACCGGGTATGAATGCTGCATTTGTGGATGTTGGTTTTGAAAAAGACGGCTTTCTGCATTACACCGATCTCAGTCCGTATGTACGCTCCCTCTTAAAATTTACTGCATTATCTATCAACGAGAAATCGGAAGATATCAGCGACTTTGGTAAATTTCAAACTGAAGCTGAGATCATTAAAACCGGAAAGATCGGCGAGGTTTTGAATGGCAAGCCCAATGTATTGGTTCAGATCCTGAAAGAACCCATTGCAGCGAAAGGCCCACGCCTTAGTTGTGAAATTTCATTGCCCGGCCGTTTTGTAGTGCTTACTCCCTTTAATGATATTGTAGCGGTATCCCGCAAAATACATTCAAGCGATGAACGCAAGCGTTTGCAAAAGATCGTTGAATCGATCCGCACCAAAAACTTTGGTGTGATCGTTCGTACTGCTGCTGAAGGAAAAAATACTGCAGAGCTTCACGAAGATCTCAACAACCTCATCAATATGTGGCAACAGATTCAAAAAAATCTGAAAAATGCGACTGCTCCTTCGAAAATTTTAGGTGAGACAGATAAAACCACCAGCATTCTTCGTGATCTGCTGAGTGCCGATTTTAATCGCATTGTGGTGAATGACAAAAACATTTACAACGATGCCCGTACCTACATTCAAAAAGTAGCACCGGACAAAACAGACATCGTTACCTTCTATCAAAACGGCTCTCCCATCTTCGATAATTTTGGTGTTACCAAACAGGTAAAAGGATCGTTCGGTAAAACCGTGAACCTTGCCAGTGGTGCATATCTTATTATTGAGCATACTGAAGCGTTGCATGTAATTGATGTAAACAGCGGTTATAAAAGTGTAAGCACGAATCAGGAAGAAAATGCATTGCAAACAAACCTGGAAGGTGCGGAAGAAATCGCACGTCAGTTGCGGTTGCGTGATATCGGTGGAATTATCGTGGTTGACTTTATTGATATGAAGTTGCCCGATAACAAACGTCGTTTGGCAGAAGCGATGGAAGAATTTATGCGAGCCGACAGAGCGAAGCATGCGATCCTTCCTATTTCGAAATTTGGATTGATGCAGATCACCCGCCAGCGGATGAAGCCGGAAGTGAACATCAACACCATGGAAGTGTGCCCGAGCTGCAGCGGTACCGGAAAAGTTTCAGCTACACTGATCCTCGAAGATGAAATTGAAAAGAATATCAGCTACCTGGTGATGCAAAAGCATAAAGTGCTTTCTATTGCGGTGCATCCTATTATGGAAGCATACTTACGCAAAGGATTCCCATCCAAGCGTATGAAGTGGAGCTGGAAGTACAAACAAAAAATTAAGGTGAAAGCGAATACATCGTACCACCTCACTGAATATCACTTCTTCGATAATCATGAAGAAGAAATCAGACTCTAA
- a CDS encoding single-stranded DNA-binding protein produces MRGVNRVMLIGNLGKDPDVQVLEGNIAVAKFPLATTETFKDRTGKLVSQTEWHTVVLWRGLAELAQKYLHKGSLVYIEGRLKTRSWEDKEGVKKYATEVVGDNLIMLDKRAEGAGRPDGPESLPGYHGDDLPPIGEPSADLPF; encoded by the coding sequence ATGAGAGGAGTTAACCGTGTAATGCTTATAGGCAATCTGGGGAAAGACCCTGATGTACAGGTACTGGAAGGAAATATTGCGGTTGCAAAATTTCCATTAGCTACAACTGAAACATTTAAAGATCGTACGGGTAAACTGGTGAGTCAAACCGAGTGGCATACAGTGGTATTGTGGCGTGGCCTTGCAGAATTGGCACAGAAATACCTGCACAAAGGAAGTCTTGTTTATATTGAAGGACGTTTAAAAACCCGAAGTTGGGAAGATAAAGAAGGGGTTAAAAAATATGCAACGGAGGTCGTTGGCGATAACCTGATTATGCTGGATAAAAGGGCAGAAGGTGCCGGCCGTCCAGATGGTCCTGAATCCTTGCCCGGCTACCATGGCGATGATCTGCCACCCATCGGTGAACCGAGTGCTGATTTACCATTTTAG
- a CDS encoding ArsR/SmtB family transcription factor produces MATTKKKENSLPIPLDYHAVKKAALILRSVNHKLRQQIVQLINENGQMTVTEIYVKLRLEQSVASQHLAILRRSNIVKTTREGKFIWYTVNHDRLKEVDQFVTSLLG; encoded by the coding sequence ATGGCCACAACTAAGAAGAAAGAGAATAGTTTACCTATTCCGTTAGATTATCATGCGGTGAAGAAGGCCGCCTTGATCTTACGATCAGTAAATCACAAGCTGCGTCAACAGATCGTTCAACTCATCAACGAGAACGGGCAAATGACCGTTACAGAAATTTACGTAAAGCTAAGACTGGAACAATCCGTTGCCTCACAACATCTTGCAATTTTGCGCCGCAGCAATATTGTAAAAACGACCCGTGAAGGCAAATTCATCTGGTACACTGTAAACCACGACCGTTTGAAAGAAGTTGATCAGTTTGTTACGAGTCTGTTAGGTTAA
- the gldD gene encoding gliding motility lipoprotein GldD gives MKQLHNLSLHFINNVLQFGNRFVLLTSYFLLLLSIIACNSNPRPRPKGYFQIDFPEKQYKLFDEPGYPYTFEYPVYGNVLKDSTFFENQPENPYWVNLDFPELAGRIHISYKAIGGNNKFSNLVEDAFKMTSKHSLKASSIDEIPVQGGAGVTGFVFDIGGNAATGKQFFVTDSTSHFLRGALYFNTTPNYDSIRPVEQFLYKDMQHLIQTLKWRG, from the coding sequence ATGAAGCAATTGCACAATCTTAGTTTACATTTCATTAATAACGTGTTGCAGTTTGGTAATAGATTCGTACTTCTTACTTCGTACTTCTTACTTCTTCTCTCCATTATTGCCTGCAACTCTAATCCTCGGCCACGACCAAAAGGTTATTTCCAGATCGATTTTCCGGAGAAACAATACAAGCTTTTTGATGAGCCCGGATATCCTTACACATTTGAATATCCTGTGTATGGAAATGTATTAAAGGACAGTACTTTTTTTGAAAATCAACCCGAGAATCCATACTGGGTAAATCTTGATTTTCCTGAACTGGCAGGTCGTATACACATCAGCTATAAAGCCATTGGAGGGAATAACAAATTCAGTAACCTTGTGGAAGATGCTTTTAAAATGACGAGTAAGCACAGTTTAAAAGCATCATCGATCGATGAAATTCCTGTGCAGGGTGGTGCAGGTGTAACGGGTTTTGTATTTGATATTGGTGGCAATGCAGCTACCGGTAAACAATTTTTCGTGACCGATAGTACCAGCCATTTTTTAAGAGGTGCTCTATATTTTAATACAACCCCCAACTACGATTCCATCCGACCTGTTGAACAGTTTCTCTACAAAGACATGCAACATTTGATACAGACCTTGAAGTGGAGAGGTTGA
- a CDS encoding DUF3109 family protein: MIAIENIFISDEVVEEQFVCDLHKCKGGCCIDGDAGAPLTNEELEEVNAAIVHVKHLLTKEGQLVIETEGNYTYDREFGWVTPTISNGMCAYGLVNEQGIVKCSFEQVYNEGKIKWKKPISCHLYPIKISKSENTDQEYVNYEPRDPMCNPGCALGQKLKVPTYVFLKEAIVRKYGEEFYEVLTQIADQYYSNKSNK, encoded by the coding sequence ATGATAGCGATTGAAAATATATTCATCAGCGATGAGGTTGTTGAGGAGCAGTTTGTTTGCGATCTGCACAAATGCAAAGGCGGCTGTTGTATTGATGGCGATGCAGGTGCACCGCTCACGAATGAGGAGTTGGAAGAAGTGAACGCAGCTATTGTACACGTTAAACATTTACTTACCAAAGAAGGACAACTGGTAATTGAAACAGAAGGAAATTATACATACGATCGGGAATTTGGCTGGGTAACGCCCACCATCAGCAATGGAATGTGTGCGTATGGTTTAGTGAATGAACAAGGAATTGTAAAGTGTTCGTTTGAGCAAGTATACAATGAAGGAAAGATCAAGTGGAAAAAACCAATTTCTTGTCACTTGTATCCGATCAAGATCAGTAAGAGCGAAAACACCGATCAGGAATATGTGAATTACGAGCCACGTGACCCGATGTGTAACCCCGGCTGTGCGTTGGGACAAAAACTGAAAGTGCCTACGTATGTTTTTTTGAAAGAGGCCATCGTTCGCAAGTATGGTGAAGAATTTTATGAAGTGCTGACGCAGATCGCAGATCAGTACTATTCCAACAAATCAAATAAGTAA
- a CDS encoding LutB/LldF family L-lactate oxidation iron-sulfur protein, with protein sequence MSQTADKFLAKSTIKSADLDHRRTINFNIGKYNAKVPEGKQQFTQMLTARERAKNVKWRALETLDQQLEEFELQFTRRGGKVIWAETAQQACDEILKICEARNCKTLVKSKSMVTEEIHLNDFLEKNNIESVETDLGEYIQQLDGEAPYHIVTPAMHKSKEDVAKLFAEKLGTDPKATPEQLTLVARKILREKYVQAEVGVTGANFILADVGGIAVTENEGNARLSCAFPKTHIVVVGIEKMLPSMHDLGLFWPLLATYGTGQQVTVYNSIVLGPKQPGETDGPEEMVVILLDNGRTNVLKNPVTRESLYCIRCGACLNACPVYKNIGGHSYGATYSGPIGKVITPHLNDLDEYKHLSYASSLCGNCTEVCPVRINLHELLLENRHEAVEQGFSSFGERMAWKVWKRASLSRKMMNMGNSKIKNWVINKFVKDWTKHRGPMNFPEKSFNQLWQERNGK encoded by the coding sequence ATGAGCCAGACTGCCGATAAATTTTTAGCGAAGAGTACCATCAAGTCTGCCGACCTGGATCACAGGCGTACGATCAATTTCAATATTGGCAAATACAATGCAAAAGTGCCGGAAGGGAAACAGCAGTTTACACAAATGCTTACTGCACGTGAACGTGCAAAGAATGTGAAATGGCGTGCATTGGAAACACTGGATCAGCAACTCGAAGAATTTGAATTGCAGTTTACACGTCGTGGCGGCAAAGTGATCTGGGCCGAAACTGCACAACAGGCTTGCGATGAAATTCTGAAAATATGTGAAGCACGAAATTGTAAAACATTGGTGAAGAGTAAGAGCATGGTAACAGAAGAAATTCACCTGAACGATTTCCTTGAAAAAAATAATATTGAGAGTGTTGAAACAGATTTGGGTGAATACATTCAGCAATTGGATGGCGAAGCGCCTTATCATATTGTTACACCCGCCATGCATAAAAGCAAGGAAGATGTGGCGAAATTATTTGCTGAAAAATTGGGAACTGACCCGAAAGCAACTCCAGAACAATTAACGTTGGTTGCACGAAAAATACTTCGTGAAAAATATGTACAGGCAGAAGTAGGTGTAACGGGTGCCAATTTTATTCTGGCTGATGTTGGTGGTATTGCTGTAACAGAAAATGAAGGCAATGCGAGATTGAGTTGTGCATTTCCGAAAACGCATATCGTTGTTGTTGGTATTGAAAAAATGTTACCGAGCATGCATGATCTTGGTTTGTTCTGGCCATTGCTTGCAACATACGGAACAGGTCAGCAGGTAACAGTCTACAACAGCATCGTGCTCGGACCAAAGCAACCCGGTGAAACAGATGGTCCTGAAGAAATGGTGGTGATCTTATTGGACAATGGACGGACAAATGTGTTGAAGAATCCTGTTACAAGAGAAAGTTTGTATTGCATCCGTTGTGGCGCATGTTTAAATGCTTGCCCTGTTTATAAAAATATTGGTGGTCATAGTTATGGTGCAACGTATAGCGGACCCATTGGAAAAGTGATCACACCGCATTTAAATGACCTGGATGAATACAAACATCTGAGTTATGCATCATCGCTTTGTGGTAACTGCACAGAAGTTTGTCCGGTGCGGATTAATTTGCATGAACTCTTATTGGAGAATCGTCACGAAGCAGTAGAACAAGGTTTCTCTTCGTTCGGTGAACGCATGGCATGGAAAGTATGGAAGCGTGCTTCATTAAGTCGTAAGATGATGAACATGGGCAACAGCAAAATCAAAAACTGGGTGATCAACAAATTTGTGAAAGACTGGACTAAACATCGTGGCCCCATGAATTTCCCTGAAAAAAGTTTCAACCAGCTTTGGCAGGAACGTAACGGGAAGTAA
- a CDS encoding tetratricopeptide repeat protein produces MNRQQIISITAAISAVFLLYFFGRTVPKKTEDDHAGHDHSKTATTAPAAGNTTLLDFPTMLGLAKKRLNPAQLQKVTEWENSVVRGDVKNQQIQVYRKLSAFWMDTIGAFVPYAKYIAEAAKLENSEKNLTFAAHLFLEELQTVTEQPLQLWMAKEARELFEKAYELNPGNDSTKVGLGSTYFFGAGGSEPPMKGIALIREVAEKNPDNAFAQYMLGVGSFISAQWPKAIERFEKVTQLQPQNLEVKLRLADAYEKSGDKVNAKKWYQQFLETVKLLESQGKFRSNPEMMKQIEDHIKLL; encoded by the coding sequence GTGAACAGGCAACAAATTATTTCTATAACTGCTGCGATCTCAGCAGTTTTTCTTTTGTATTTTTTTGGAAGAACAGTACCCAAAAAAACAGAAGATGATCATGCCGGACATGATCATTCTAAAACGGCCACTACTGCTCCTGCAGCAGGGAACACAACCTTGCTCGATTTCCCCACCATGCTTGGCTTGGCGAAGAAACGACTGAACCCGGCTCAACTGCAGAAAGTAACGGAATGGGAAAATTCGGTGGTGCGGGGCGATGTAAAAAATCAACAAATTCAGGTTTATCGCAAATTATCTGCCTTCTGGATGGATACCATTGGTGCCTTTGTGCCCTATGCCAAATACATTGCAGAAGCTGCTAAGTTGGAAAATTCGGAGAAAAACCTCACCTTTGCTGCCCATTTGTTTTTAGAGGAGCTGCAAACGGTAACGGAACAGCCTCTCCAGCTATGGATGGCAAAGGAAGCAAGAGAGTTATTTGAAAAGGCATATGAACTGAATCCCGGCAACGATTCAACCAAAGTTGGACTCGGAAGTACCTACTTTTTTGGAGCCGGCGGAAGCGAACCACCAATGAAAGGGATCGCCCTTATTCGTGAAGTAGCAGAAAAAAATCCTGACAATGCATTTGCCCAATACATGTTGGGAGTTGGTTCTTTTATCAGCGCACAATGGCCCAAAGCCATTGAACGCTTTGAAAAAGTAACACAACTGCAACCGCAAAATCTGGAAGTAAAACTCCGGTTAGCGGATGCTTATGAAAAAAGCGGTGATAAAGTGAATGCCAAAAAGTGGTACCAGCAGTTTTTAGAAACAGTAAAGTTGTTAGAATCACAAGGAAAATTCCGGAGTAACCCGGAAATGATGAAACAGATAGAAGACCACATTAAATTATTATAA
- a CDS encoding 3-hydroxyacyl-CoA dehydrogenase family protein, which yields MNLLLISPQPVTTLFGKTFPFADINCKVVAEPAVSDFDNTDCVIDLSFEEHPERINLYQTCSIPVLIGSIVSRLSDLVVVDGSPIARFNHWPVFINRNCIEFAAHPSQRELFEQLFIKLQVPFFATADTPGFVSARTLSMIINEAFLAMEEQISTEAEIDTAMKLGTGCPMGPFEWCHAIGQQRILALLQKLAATDQRYQPADSLSQSNIFY from the coding sequence ATGAATTTGCTGCTGATCAGTCCACAACCGGTTACAACATTGTTTGGCAAAACATTCCCGTTTGCAGACATTAACTGCAAGGTTGTTGCCGAACCTGCCGTTTCAGATTTTGATAATACAGATTGTGTGATAGATCTTTCGTTTGAAGAACATCCCGAAAGAATCAACCTTTATCAAACCTGTTCCATTCCTGTTCTCATCGGTTCTATTGTTTCCCGATTAAGTGATCTTGTTGTTGTTGATGGTTCACCTATTGCACGCTTTAATCACTGGCCGGTCTTCATCAACCGGAATTGTATTGAATTTGCTGCACACCCCAGTCAACGGGAATTATTTGAGCAATTGTTTATCAAACTACAGGTTCCCTTTTTTGCTACCGCCGATACACCCGGCTTTGTAAGTGCACGTACGCTGAGCATGATCATCAACGAAGCTTTTTTGGCAATGGAAGAACAGATATCAACCGAAGCTGAAATTGATACGGCTATGAAATTGGGCACAGGTTGTCCTATGGGTCCATTCGAATGGTGTCATGCAATTGGCCAGCAGCGCATTCTGGCGCTGTTGCAAAAATTAGCGGCTACGGATCAACGTTATCAACCGGCTGACTCTCTTTCTCAATCAAACATTTTTTATTGA